The Catellatospora citrea DNA segment CGTGCCGATGCTGTGGCCGCCCGAGGTGCCGTCCGCCGGCGCGAGCGGGCAGCTCAGCACGGTGTCGAACCCGGTCAGCTGGTCGGCGTGCTCCGGGGGCAGCTCGCCGGTGCGGCACAGCACCGCAGGCCGGGGCCCGCCGGGCTGCTCCCCCTCGGCCACCGCCCGCTCGGGCTCCTCGACCGCCAGGATCACCCGGTGCTCGGCGTGGCGGGGCATCAGCCCGGTCGCGGTGTCGCGTACGACGTCGCTGACCTGGGCTATGTCCGTGGCGGCGACCAGGCCGACGCCCGCCTCGCGCAGCATGCGCTCGCGGGCCAGCGCCTGGCGGTGGATGCGCATGGCGTCCAGCAGCCGGATCAGCACGAGCACGAACATGGCGATGCACAGCAGCGCGATGCCCTCGGCGTTGCGCACCGGGCCGCGCAGCGCCTGGAAGAGCAGCACCATCGGCGGGATGAACGAGGACAGCCCCAGCACCACCACCCGGCGCCCGCTGAGTTCCGCGGTCGGGGCGGGACGAGGCTCGGTCAGCCAGACCATCGAGGGCAGCAGCGCGGCCAGCCCCCAGCCCCAGTAGAGCAGCATCCAGCCGACGTCGAGCGACCCACCGATGTGCCAGAACCCGTCCATCCGCGCGAACAGGTGCAGGTTGTCGCTGACGAACATGCCGATGCCGCCCGCGGCCAGCAGCGCCACCGGTGCGCTCCAGCGCGCGACCAGCACGATCCGCACCACCATCGCCAGCAGCAGCAGGTCGGCCAGGGGATAGGCGACCGCGGCGATCTGGTCCAGCGCCGTCAATCCGGGCGTACGAAAGCGCGGCTCGATGATGAACATCCAGGCCAGCAGGCCCAGGCCGAGGATCAGGGTGACCGCGTCGAGCACGCCGGCGCGGTCGCGCATCGCCCAGCCGGAGCGGGCCAGTCCCATCAGGCCCATGCTCATCACGACGAACATGGCCAGGTAGACCATGTCGACCAGGAACGGGACGTCGTAGGGCGCCAGGTAGTCGCTGTTGAGCACGGCGGAGCAGAGGTCCCCGATGACGAACAGCAGGAGCGCCCCGGCCAGCAGATACCAGGGGCGGGGCCGGCGCGGCCGGTTGCGGCGCACGCCGTAGACGATCGCGGCCGCGCCGCTCAGCCCGAGCGCGGCCCACAACCCCACCTGCCACGGCCTGATGACGTAATAGAGCACGCCAAGCAGCACCATCCAGGCTGTGAAGAGCACTGAAACGGCGCGAGACGACACAATCCCCTCCGGATAACACTATTACGGGACCGGTTCCCTGACGGGGCAACGCGAAAACCAACGATTCGGGCAAAGCGGTGCACGTTCGTCGATCGTTTTGAGCGCCCCCGCGGATACCGGGTACTCTGACCGCCTGCCCCTACGGCACCGAGGCTGTCTCACGTGAAGATCTGCCGAAGCCACCGTCGCGCATCCCCGACGACGGCACGGCCGCCCGGCCCGCTGCACCCCCAGCAGCGCCGCCGACGCGCCGGTCCGTCCGCGCGGCGAACGACGGAAGGAAGCACCTCCGTGACCCCCACCGTCCCCCGGAGACGACGACGCGCCGCCCACCTCGCGCTGCTGCTCGCTGCCGTGTTCCTGGTCGTGAGCGGGCTGGCGCCGGCGGCGCCCGCGTTCGCGGAGCCCAACGAGGGCAGCTCCAAGACGCTCACCCAGCTGCGGGAGAACCTCGAGGTGGCCGCCAAGGGCTACCTGGAGGCGGAGGCGGCGCTGGAGACCGCCAAGGCCTCGCAGAAGGCGCTCGCCGCCGAGCTGATCACCGCCGAGTCGGAGCTGGAGCGGCTGCGCGTGTTCGTCGGCCAGTACGCGGCGGAGGCCTACAAGACCGGCAAGCTGGGCGTGGTCAGCCTGATGATCAGCGGCACCAAGCCGGGCTCGCTGCTGTCCAAGGCCAGCGCCATGGACCGGATGACCCAGCGCGACGAGGCCCGGATGACCGACTTCCGGACCCGCAAGCAGGAGGTCACCGCGAAGAAGGCGGCGATCGACATCCAGCTGAAGCTGCAGCAGGACGCGCTCAAGGAGATCGAGAAGCGCAAGAAGGCGGCCGACCAGGCCCTGCGCGCCGTCGACGGGCGCAGCTCCAGCGGCTACATCAACCCGAACTCCCCGCTGGCCAAGCCCGCCCCGCGCAACGCCAACGGGTCCTGGCCCAGCGAGGGCTGCTCGATCAAGGACCCGACCACCAGCGGCTGCATCACCCCGCGCACCCTGTGGGCGATGAACCAGGCCAAGGCCAACGGCTTCCAGCGCTACGTCTCGTGCCACCGCTCCGGCGGCGGCGGCGAGCACCCCAAGGGTCGGGCCTGTGACTTCGCCTCGGCCACCGGCGGCTTCACCAACTCCTCCGCCAGCGGCGGCGACCGCACCTACGGCAACAACCTGGCCTCGTTCTTCATCAAGAACGCCAGCCGGCTCGGCGTCATGTACGTGATCTGGTACTGCAAGATGTGGATCAACGGCGGCTGGAAGAACTACAACTCCGCGGGCTCCAACTGCGGCGACAACCCGGCCGGCGACCACACCAACCACGTGCACGTGTCCATCCTCTGACCCGCGCACGACGGCACCGCAGGGGCGCTTCTCCCACGGGAGGGCGCCCCTGTCGCATGCCCCGGCGGCTTGTCGCGGATCGGTGGCGTAGCGGGCCCCCGAACGGGCAAAGTGGTGACATGACGAACGTCGGAGATCCGCCGCAGTACTTCTGGTGCATCAAGCACAACAGGGTCGAACACGGCGACGACAGATGCCCGTCGAAGTACCTCCTGGGCCCGTACCCCTCCCCCGCCGACGCCGAGCAGGCGCTGGCCAAGGTCAAGGAGCGCAACGAGGAGTGGGAGGAGGAGGACGCCCGCTGGCAGGGCGACCCCTCCTGAAACGCTGATCAGCGCGGGACGGTCGCCGCCTCGCGGAGCAGGATGGTCAGGTCGGCGGTGGCCGCGCGCTGCCGCCGTCCGCCGTGCTCCAGCTCGAAGGTCAGCCGCACCACGACCTCGGCGAAGCCCTTCGGCCGGGTGCGCGTGGAGAGCAGGTCCGCGCCCATCCGCACCTGCGCGCCCACCGGCACCGGGGCGCGCAGCCGCAGGTTGTCCAGGCCCTGGTTGACGGTCATGTCCACGCCCTCGACCCGCCAGATCTCGGCCAGCAGGGTCGGCGTCAGCGACATGGTGAGGAAACCGTGCGCGATGGTGCCGCCGTACGGCCCGCTCGCGGCGCGCTCGGGGTCGGTGTGGATCCACTGGTCGTCCCAGGTCGCCTCGGCGAACAGGTCCACCTGACGCTGCGTGATCTCATGCCACGCGCTGTGGCCCAGGAAGGTGCCGACGACGTCGGCGAGGTCGCGCACATGCGTCACGGTCTGCGGCACAGCCGCGATCCTATGCGGACATCCGGCGTTTTGTGACCGGTGCAGGTGCCACAACCGGCCGATGCGCTGAGTCGGATGTCCCCGGGGTGTGCGAAGCTGCCTCGGGCTCGTCGGCTCGCTTCAGCGAGACGAGCAGCAATCCTTCCGACAGCGCGTTTCCCTCGCGCGTTCACTTTGGAGGTCTTCGTGGCCTGGTTCATCGGCCAGTCGCTCCTCATGATCCTGACAGCGTTCCTGCTCGGCCTGCTGGTGGGCTGGCTGCTGTTCAGCAGGCGCGGCAAGTCCACCCCGGCGGAGCAGCCGGCCGCGGCCGCTGCGCCGTCCGCCCCGGTCGTGGCGCAGGCCGCGCCGGTCGCCACGGCCACCGTCGCCGACGAGCCCAAGGCTGAGAAGCCGAAGGCCGCCAAGAAGCCGTCGAAGAAGGCCGTGCCCGCCCCGGCCGCGCCCGCCGACGACGAGATCGAGGTGCAGCAGCGGCCGGTGTCGCTGGTCGCCCCGATCGCCAAGCCCGAGCCGGTCACCGAGACCAAGCCGGAGCCGGTCGCCGAGCCGGTCGCCGTGGTGGCCGAGCCGGTCGCCGTCGCCGACGAGCCCGACGACGCCGTCGAGGCCGCGGTCGAGGCCGCCCAGGACAAGGCGTTCAAGGTCGAGGCGTCGACGCTCACCCCGATCGAGAACATGCTGGTCGCCGCAGGTGACAACCTGCAGCGCATCGAGGGCATCGGGCCCAAGATGGAGGCCGCGCTGACGGCCGCCGGGATGGGCACGTACGCCGCGGTCGCCGCCGCCGACAACGACGCCCTGCGCAACGCCATCGAGGCGGGCGGGCTCAACTTCGCGCCCGCGCTGCTCACCTGGTCGCGCCAGGCCCAGCTGCTCGTCGACGGGGACGAGGAGGGGCTGGCCGACCTGCAGCGCCGCCTCGTCGCCGGCCGCGACACGGGACGGGAATGAGCATGGCGGACAACGCTCGCAGGTTCCACCCGGTGGTCGGGGTGGCGGTCGCGGTGCTCGGCCTGGCCGGCATCGTCACCGCGCAGCACCTGCCCTTCCGGGAGAACATCCAGGACGATCTCACCGCCCGCTCCGAACAGGCCCTGCAGGCCGCGGGGCTGTCGGCGGTGCAGGTCGACTTCATCGGGCGCGACGGCACGCTGAAGGCCGCCTCGACCGCCGAGGCCGACCGGGCGCTGGAGATCGTGCGCGGGCTGGAGGGCGTACGCGTCGCCGTCGCCGACGTGCCCACGGTGGCCGCACCGGCCCCGTCGGCGTCGCCGACCACCCCGACTGCCCCGACCACCCCGCCGACGGTCGCCTTCGCCCTGGGCGGCGGCCGCATCGCGGTCACCGGCACCGTGCCGAGCGAGGCCGCCCGTGCCGCGCTGGTGCAGACGGCCACCGAGCTGGCGGGGGCCGGCCAGGTGGACGACAGGCTGACGGTCGACGCCACGGTCACCGACGCCGGCCTGGCCGCCCTGCCGAACGTGGTCAAGGCGATCGCCAAGGGCGCCAAGGAAGCGACCGTCGAGCTGCGTGACGGCAGCCTGACGCTGGCGGGCACCCTCGACAAGCAGGCGACCAAGGACGCTGTGGCGGCTGCCGCAGCCCAGGTGGGCGCGACCGTGGTCGACCGCACCGAGCTGGCGAAGGTCCAGCAGGAGCTGGTCAAGCTGCCCGCAGTGACCTTCCTGGACAACAGCACGACGCTGACCGCGGCGGGTCGTGCCGCGCTCGCCCAGGCGGCCCGCATCCTCACCGCCAACCCGCAGGTCAAGGTGCGGATCGAGGGCCACACGGACAGCAACGGCTCGACGGCGGACAACCTCGTGCTCAGCCAGGCCCGCGCCAAGACGGTGCTGGACTTCCTGGTGAAGCAGGGTGTCGCCGCCGACCGGCTGACCTCTCAGGGCTACGGCGAGAGCCGTCCCGCCCGCCCGAACACCAGCGAGGCCAACCAGGCCGTCAACCGCCGCGTGGAGTTCATCGTGCTGCCCTGAGCTGCACGTTCCGTGAACGCAAGTTAGGAAGGGCACCTTCTACAACGCATAGCGTTGGGAAGGTGCCCTTCCTTTGCCTTCTACTCGGCGCCGGTGTAGCGGACTCGGTAGATTTTGGCGTTCGGGTCGTCGGGGGCGGCGGTGTCGGCGTCGGGGTACAGGGCGGTGAAGTAGAGGCCGTCGGGGCCTGCGGCCAGGCCGACCACGGTGGCCTTGCCGGTGCCGTTGTACTCCAGCAGCGTCTTCGGCTTGCCGACCTTGCCGCCGTCGAAGGTGAACTCGACGATCCGCTTGCCGTTGTCCTGCGGGCCGGTGGCGAACGTCGGGCCGCTCTCCGCCACGAACATGTGCCCGTACTTGCCCTTCGGGAAGCCGGAGCCGTGGTGCACGTCGGGGTCGACGAACGCGATCGAGGTGGGCGCGGTCGACGGCGACCAGATGTGCAGCTTCGGCTTGAGCATGCTGTCGCGGGTGCCGTCCCAGCCGTAGTCGACGCCTTTGTCCACCCGCGACAGCCGGTCGATCGCGGTGCCGTTCTCGACCTGGTAGTAGCTGCCGTCGGCGCGCCACGCCCCGCCGAACGGGTTGCGGAAACCCGAGGCGTAGACGTAGTCGCGGGCGGTGATGCCGTCCTCGGCGTCGTAGAACGGGTTGTCGGCAGGCGCGCTGCCGTCCAGGTTCACCCGCAGGATCTTCCCGCGGAACGAGTTCAGGTCCTTGGCCGTGTACGCCAGCATGGCGTCGCCCATGTGCACGTAGAGCTTGCCGTCCGGGCCGATGGTGAGCTGGGAGATCTGGTGCGCGGCCGACTGCGCCTCGGCGGGCATGTCCAGCAGGGTCGTCTGCTTCGCCGCGGTCAGCCCGCCGTCCTTGCTGGAGAAGCGCACCACCTTGGGGTAGTGCACGCCGCCGCGCTCGTAGAGCACCGAGGCGAGCACGTCGCCGTTGTTCGGGTCGACGACGATGCCGGTGACGCCCTTCTCGCCGGTGCCCGGGAAGGTGCCCCGCGGGTTGAAGTTCAGCAGGTTCTTCGCGTAGACGCCGGTGCTCAGGTCGCCCTTGACCACCTTGATCTGGCCGTACAGCTCGGTCACGTAGAACATCGGCTGCGCCGGGTCGCCGGTGTGCCCGGGGGCCATGGCCAGGTGCACGGGCAGCTGGAAGCCGCCGGCCACCTCCTCGACCCGGTAGCCGTCCTGGCGGACGTGCCAGGTGCCGGCGCCGGCCAGCGGGGCGCGTTGCGGGAGGGTGCGGAACGCGCGGTAGCCCCAGGGGCTCCACCGCTTCGCCTTGTCCAAGCTGGCGTCGCGGTAGCGCAGCCGCAGGTCGTACTCGCGGTCGGCGGCCAGGTCGCGGCGGGCCGCGAAGGAGTTCTCGAACTCGCCGTCGCCGAGGTGGGCGTGGACCAGCTGCGGGCCGTCCACGCAGGGCGAGTGCCAGACGCGCTCGGCGGGCTCGACGGACCAGATCTCCCACTCGGTGCAGACGTGCTTGACCTTCTTGCCGTCCTTGCGGGTCGGCATCGGCGCGCTCTCCATGTGCACGTCGGCGCCGCTGACCAGGTGCCCGTCGGCCCGCGGTTCGGTGACGGCGGGCGCGCCGGGCAGCGGCGCGCCGAGGGTGCGCACCGGCCGGGGCGGCGGCTGCGGTGCTCCGCTGCTGTACGCCTGCCGGAAGGAGAGGTAGCCGATGCCGGCCAGCACGATGGCCACCGCGGTCGCGGTGACCAGAAAACGTCTGTTTCTCATGTCTTCCCCACATCGCAGACAAGTCGGCGAATCCGGGCAAGGTTACCGGCGCGACGCCGGGCGGCGCGTGTTACACGCCCGGCGTCGCGCAGGTTGGCTGCGATCTCACAGGGTCCGGTGGGCGGTCACCACTGGTACATCTCGCCGTTCTCGTCGAGCATGAACCAGGCTCCGTCCATGCCCTGCCCCTGGGCGTCACCCGGCTTGTCGTTCTGGAACCGGTAGAGCGGCAGGTTGCGGTAGGTGGTCTGCACGGTCCCGTCGGGCCGGGTGTACGTGGACAGCAGGAAGCCGTCCACCCCGTCCCCGTTGACCGCGTCCCCGACCATCGGCGGCCAGGTCACCGCGCACTTGTCCAGGCAGGCGCTCTTGCCCTTGGCATCCTTGAGGAAGACGTAGAGCGTGCGGCCCTGCTGGTCGACCAGCGCCTTGCGACCGCCCACATTGGCGATCCGCACCGCGGCCCGGACGGGTGACGGCGAGGCGGCCGCCGGAGCGGCGGACACACCCGCGGCCCCCGCGTCCGCCCCGGCGGGCGGGGTGTTGCTCTCGGCGCAGGCCCCGAGGGTCCCTGCGGTGATCACGGCGGCAAGCAGAGCGAATCGGCGTACGTACATTGGTGCCACCCCGTTGGCGGATCCGACAAGTTGGCACAAAGCGTAGTGATCGCGAGACTTTCCACAGGTGAAACGCGCCAGAACACGCCCATCCGGGGGATATGAATCCAATTCGGATTTAACTAAGTTGAAACTGCAACCATGGTCGACAACGCTGTCGAGGGCTGAACGTGTCGTTATGTGACACCTATGTGTCCATCCGGTGGACGTTTCGGGGGTTGTGGTGAAGGTTGTTGCCCGTAACTCTCATGAGAGTCCCACCGATCAGTCGAGAGGCACAGTCGATGGCAGTCACCGGCGGCGCACCGCCGTGGGCACCCCAGTACGTCCAGGAAGCCGATGTTCCGATGGTCACGGCACGACGCCGCCGCCGTCGCTCCATCGGCTTCCGCCTGCTGCTGCCCATCGCCGTCGCCACGATCGGCGTCGGCGTGCTGGGCGGCATGCAGACGTCGTCGGCCATGGACGAGGCACGCGAGGCCGAGTCGTCCGGTGCGGTGGCGCAGGCGCTGACCGCCACCGTCAAGCTGAACCACCAACTCGAACAGGAGCTGTCGGAGACTGAGGCGCTGCTGCAGCGTGGTGGCAAGGCGGGCGAGTTGCTGCTCACCGCGCAGCGGCGGCGCACCGACGAGGCGCTGGCCCGCTACCGGGTCACGGTGCCGGTCGCGGTCCGGGTCGCGCCGGAGATCCGCGGGCTGGTCGACGATGCCGACGCCGCGCTCGCCGAGCTGCCCCGGATGCGGGAGGCGGCGCAGTTCCCGCCGGAGGGTCAGCCGGCCGTCAAGACCTCCCCGGAGACCGTCTACGACCCGCTGACCCATGCCATGTTCGCCGTCGGCGAGGCGCTGGCCGCCGCGCCCACCGACGTCCGGCTCAACGCGCTGACCGAGACGGTGGCCGCGCTCAACGCGGTCGAGCACCACGCCGCGGAGCAGCGCGGGCTGCTGCGCACCGTCTTCGCCCGGGGCCGTTTCGAGCACGGCGAGCTGGCCGAGCTCGGCGAGCTGTACGGCGCCGAGGCCGAGCGGGTCGCCCAGTTCGAGCGGGTGGCCGGCCCCCAGGTGGCCGCGCGCTATCGCGAGGTCGTCCGCGGCGCTGACGTGGACAAGGCCCGCACCCTGCTCGAGGGAGCGCTCACCGCCGACAGCGCCCCCGCCGGCCTGCGCGTCGACCCGGACGCCTGGTTCATCGCCAAGTCCAACGCGCTGCGCCGGCTGTACCTGTTCGAGCTGGAGGTCATCGGCTCGCTGGAGGCCGAGGCCACCCGGCAGCACGCTGCCGCCGAGCGGGACGCGCTGACCAGCGGTGGCGCGTCCGCCCTGGTCATCGTCGTCTCCCTCGGCATCGCCGTGCTGCTGTCCGTGCGCACCAGCCGCGGCCTGCGCCGGCTGAGCCGGTCCGCGATGGACATCGCCAGCGGCGAGCTGCCCACCGCCATCGCCGAGGTCTCCTCCGCGCCCGGGGTCGAGACCGTGCGCCGCCTGGTGCGCGCCTCGAACGAGCAGGCGGAGAAGGCGCTGTCCGGGCCCAACGACGAGATCGGCGAGGTCGGCGCGGCGCTGGCCAACCTGCACCAGCAGGCGCTGCGCCTGGCCGCGGACCAGGCCATGCTGCGCCACGACATCTCGCAGATGTTCGTGAACCTGTCCCGCCGCGGCCAGACGCTGGTGCAGCGCCAGCTGCACCTGATCGACGAGTTCGAGCGCGGCGAGACCGACCCGCAGTCGCTGGCCAAGCTGTTCGCCCTGGACCACCTCGCCGCCCGCATGCGCCGCAACGAGGAGAACCTGCTGGTGCTGGCCGGCGGTGAGCCGGGCCGCCGCTTCGTCAACGCCGAGCTCCTGGTCGACGTCGTGCACGCGGCCGCCGCGGAGATCGACCAGTACCCCCGGGTGGAGACCAACTCCATCGCGGACCTGTGCGTTGTCGCGCACGCCGTCGGCGACGTCGTGCACCTGCTGGCAGAACTGCTGGAGAACGCCACCGACTTCTCGCCGCCGAACAGCCGCGTGCTGGTCACCACCCGGCGCGGGGTGGACGGTCTCACCATCAACATCTTCGACGCGGGCATCGGCATGCCGCCCGGACAGCTGCAGGAGATCAACGAGCGACTGATCCGGCCGTCCATGCTGACCAGTGAGCTGGCCCGCACCATGGGCCTGCTGGTGGTCGCCCGGATCGCCGCCCGTCGCGGGATAACGGTGCAGCTGCGCAGCAGCCCCGGCGGGGGTACCGTGGCGCTGGTGCTGCTGCCGACGGCGCTGCTGGCCCCGCCGCACAGCGCGGTGAGCAGGCTGACCGTCACGTCCGGCAATGGAAACCTGCCCGACGGCGAGACGCTGCGCACCCGCCGGCCTGGCGCCCGCCCGGCCGGCGCCGCACCGGCCATGACCGCACGACCGCCCATCCCCGCACCGCCGTCCGCCCCCACCCCCACCGGCCCACCGGCCGCCGTCCAGTCCCCCGCACCGACCACGTCCCCGTCCACGTCCCCGTCCATGCCAGCGCCCGCCGCCACCTTCGCGGGGGCCGCCGACGCGCCGACCCAGGCGATCCCTGCGGTCCGGCAGGCACCCCCCGACCGACCTCCGCTCCTGCCCTCCGGCCTGCCCCAGCGCCGCCCCGGCGACCTCGCGTCGCCCGGCCGCGCGGCCACCGCCTCCTCCCGGACCGACAGCTCCGGACTGCTGGACCCCGAAGCGGTCCGGGCCCGGCTGTCCGGTCTGGCCGGCGGTATCGCGGCCGCTCACCGCGAACTGGCTCGTGAGCAGCGCCTGTCAGCCCCGCCAGCAACGAAGGAAAGCACTCGATGACTCAGAACCCCGCGCAGCTCGCCGGCGCCGACGAGATCGGCGGCCTCGACTGGCTGCTGACCTCCTTCGCCCAACGGATCGCCGACGTCACCTACGTGCTGGCCGTCTCTGTGGACGGCCTGACGATCGCCCATTCGGACGGGCTGCGTCAGGATCTGTCGGACCAGCTCTCTGCCATCACGAGCGGGATGGCCAGCCTCACCATCGGCGCGGCGCGCTGCCTGAGCAGCGGTCAGGTGCGCCAGACGGTGGTGGACATGGACGAGGGCGTACTCCTGATCATGGCGGTCCGCGACCGGGCGTTCCTCGCCGTGGTGGCCGCGCCCGGCTGCGACCTCGGCCAGATCGGCTACGAGACGGCGCTGCTGGCGCACCGCGTGGCGTACGCGCTGGAACCGGAGGCGCGGGTGGACGGCCAGTGGTGAGGCGCCGCCGGCTGGCCCTGCTGCTCTGCGTGCTGCTCGCCCCGGCGCTCGCCGCCTGTACCGCGCAGGCCGAAGCGGCGGCACCGGCCTGGCACGGCGGCACCCTGACCATCGGCACCGGCCCCACCAACGGGGTGTTCAACCAGGTGGGCGGCGGGTACGCCGACCTGATCAACCGGCACCTGCCCGGCTACGAGGCGCTCGCCCCGCCGACCAACGGCGCGGGCGAGAACCTGCAGCGGCTGGCCATCGACGACGTGCAGATCGCGTTCACGTTCGCCGACGTGGCCGCGGACGCCGCCGCCGGCAAGGGCCTGTTCGAGGGCAAGCCGGTGCAGTTCCGGGCGCTGGCCCGGGTCTTCAACGGCCAGACCCACCTGGCGGTGCGCCGCAATTCGGGCATCAAGTCCATCAAGGACCTGAAGGGCAAGCGGGTCGGCACCGGCCCGCAGAACTCCGGCAGCGAAGAGGTGGCCGTCCGGCTGCTGACCGTCGCCGGCCTGGACCTCAAGCGCGACATCACCCAGGTGTCGGCGTCGCTGTCGCAGATGACGTCCTCGATGCGCACCGGCGACCTGGACGCGATGTTCTACTCGGCCGGCCTGCCGACCACGGGCATCCAGGGCCTGTTCGACCAGTCGCCGGGCGTGTTCATGCTGGTCCCGCTCGACGAGCTGGGCCAGGCCGTCAGCAAGGCGCACCCCGACATCTACGCCCCCGGCACCATCCCGAAGGGCATGTACGGCCTGACCGCCGACGTGGACACCATCGCGGTGCCCAACCTCGTCGTGGTGTCGGCGGACATGCCCGACGAGGTCGCCTACCGGCTCACCCAGCTGCTCTTCGACCACCAGGACGAGCTGGCCGCGGTGCACCCCGAGGGCGGCAACTTCAGCCGCGACATCGCGCCGCTGGTGTCGCCGTTGGAGCTGCACCCCGGCGCGAAGCGATTCTACGGAGTGTCCTGACCGGGCGCGCTGAAATCGCAGGACAAGACCTCCTCCGGACGGCCCCGGCGTAACGTCGGAGCCGTCCGGAGGTGTGTGATGCCGTTCTTCGCAGCCATCTGGTTCACCGTCGTCGTCGGCTGGCTGATCCACGTCGCCGTGGACAAGCACCCGGGTCGGCGTACCAAGCACCGCGTCGTCGAGCTGGCCCTGCTGTGGATCATGGTGGTGGGTGCGGGCATCTGGGGCCTGCTCGGCGGGCTCAGCCACCTCGGCCCGACGTCCGACCAGACCGCCGAGCAGATCGGCTACACCCAGTCGATGTTCCAGTGGGAGGTCGGCTGGGGCGACATCGCGGTGGCCGTGCTGGCGATCGGCTGCGCCTGGCGGCGGCTGCGCGGCACCTGGCTGACCGCCGCGGTGACCGCATTGGCCATCTCGTTCTGGGGCGACGCCTGGGGCCACTTCAACCAGTGGGTGTTCCACGACAACCACGCGCCGGCCAACGTCTGGGCGCTGCCGTCGGACATCGTGATGCCCCTGCTCGCCATCATCCTGCTGGTCATGTACCGCCGCGGCGCTCCCGCCCAGTCCTTCGAACAGGCCGCCACCGCGCTGCCCGCCCGCCCCTGACCACCAGATCCGCGCGCCGCGCCCGAAGCGCACCCGCCCGCGGCACGCGAGCCGGGCGCGGCGCGCACCAAGGTCACTCGACTTGCCAGGCACCTGGGCGCATGCGGGCTCAAGATACGCACAGGTGCCTGGCAAGTCGGACGATCAACGCGCGGCGTCCCACGTGGCGCGTGGCCCCGGTCAGGTCTGGCCGGGGGCTTCGATGACGTAGGGGATCAGGGCGACCGGGAGTTCGGCGGCGCCCGGCCCGCCCGCGGCGGCCCAGGCGGCGACGTACTCCAC contains these protein-coding regions:
- a CDS encoding TAXI family TRAP transporter solute-binding subunit; this encodes MVRRRRLALLLCVLLAPALAACTAQAEAAAPAWHGGTLTIGTGPTNGVFNQVGGGYADLINRHLPGYEALAPPTNGAGENLQRLAIDDVQIAFTFADVAADAAAGKGLFEGKPVQFRALARVFNGQTHLAVRRNSGIKSIKDLKGKRVGTGPQNSGSEEVAVRLLTVAGLDLKRDITQVSASLSQMTSSMRTGDLDAMFYSAGLPTTGIQGLFDQSPGVFMLVPLDELGQAVSKAHPDIYAPGTIPKGMYGLTADVDTIAVPNLVVVSADMPDEVAYRLTQLLFDHQDELAAVHPEGGNFSRDIAPLVSPLELHPGAKRFYGVS
- a CDS encoding DUF6790 family protein; the protein is MPFFAAIWFTVVVGWLIHVAVDKHPGRRTKHRVVELALLWIMVVGAGIWGLLGGLSHLGPTSDQTAEQIGYTQSMFQWEVGWGDIAVAVLAIGCAWRRLRGTWLTAAVTALAISFWGDAWGHFNQWVFHDNHAPANVWALPSDIVMPLLAIILLVMYRRGAPAQSFEQAATALPARP